A region from the Actinoplanes sp. OR16 genome encodes:
- a CDS encoding esterase-like activity of phytase family protein: MGKIINRTIAGAGAVALTLTLAGTASVAGGQHHDKITKPMLTGWASLPAGTFVPGSEPSGSLVTGNLNGFTAPFADQPVQGFSGIADNGDGTFDVLSDNGYGNQANSGDFLLRVQRLAPVFRDGSVDVVGGVNLTDPDGHVPWKLTRTDRVLTGADFDVESIVKGADGSYWIGDEFGPYLLHFDRTGRLLAAPAPLDGVVAPETAARTGVTATLGSSKGFEGMAASPDGRYLYPLLEGTVTGDPAGQLRLNQFDLRTRKYTGKRWTYQLDSPSHAIGDAIAVDKDRFLIIERDGGQGATAVNKKIYLATKRSDGTLAKKLVVDLMNIANPRGLGGFGTTFTFPFQTIEDVVILDATTIAVLNDNNFPFSSGRTAGVADNNEWITIALPESLHPDRRVLR, translated from the coding sequence ATGGGAAAGATCATTAATCGTACGATCGCCGGAGCCGGCGCCGTCGCGCTCACCCTGACCCTGGCCGGCACCGCGTCGGTGGCCGGCGGGCAGCACCACGACAAGATCACCAAGCCCATGCTGACCGGCTGGGCGTCGCTGCCCGCCGGAACGTTCGTGCCCGGCAGCGAGCCCTCCGGCAGCCTGGTCACCGGCAACCTCAACGGCTTCACCGCGCCCTTCGCCGACCAGCCGGTCCAGGGCTTCTCCGGCATCGCCGACAACGGGGACGGCACGTTCGACGTGCTCTCCGACAACGGGTACGGCAACCAGGCCAACTCGGGCGACTTCCTGCTCCGGGTCCAGCGGCTCGCGCCGGTCTTCCGGGACGGCAGCGTCGACGTGGTCGGCGGCGTCAACCTGACCGACCCGGACGGCCACGTGCCGTGGAAGCTGACCCGCACGGACCGGGTGCTCACCGGCGCCGACTTCGACGTGGAGTCGATCGTCAAGGGCGCGGACGGCTCGTACTGGATCGGCGACGAGTTCGGCCCCTACCTGCTGCACTTCGACCGGACCGGCAGGCTGCTCGCCGCGCCGGCCCCGCTCGACGGCGTCGTCGCGCCGGAGACGGCCGCGCGGACCGGCGTGACCGCGACCCTCGGCAGCAGCAAGGGCTTCGAGGGCATGGCCGCCTCGCCCGACGGCCGCTACCTCTACCCGCTGCTCGAAGGCACCGTCACCGGCGACCCCGCCGGTCAGCTGCGGCTCAACCAGTTCGACCTGCGCACCCGCAAGTACACCGGCAAGCGCTGGACCTACCAGCTGGACTCGCCGTCGCACGCCATCGGCGACGCCATCGCCGTCGACAAGGACCGCTTCCTGATCATCGAGCGGGACGGCGGCCAGGGCGCCACCGCGGTGAACAAGAAGATCTACCTCGCCACCAAGCGCTCCGACGGCACGCTCGCCAAGAAGCTCGTCGTCGACCTGATGAACATCGCCAACCCGCGCGGGCTCGGCGGCTTCGGCACCACGTTCACCTTCCCGTTCCAGACGATCGAGGACGTCGTGATCCTGGACGCCACGACCATCGCCGTGCTGAACGACAACAACTTCCCGTTCTCCAGCGGGCGGACCGCCGGCGTGGCCGACAACAACGAGTGGATCACCATCGCGCTGCCCGAGTCGCTGCACCCGGACAGGCGCGTTCTCCGCTGA
- the araD gene encoding L-ribulose-5-phosphate 4-epimerase AraD, translating to MTYGSKALRRAVLRANLMIPAAGLAQLTWGNVSGIDREAGLYLIKPSGVAYDELTEDHLVPVDLETGKVLAGDLRPSVDSESHRAFYLAWPSIGGVTHTHSTNAVAFAQAGLDIPLLGTTHADTFNGPVPVTRGLTAAECAVDYELNTGRVIVETIGDDEAAAAMPAALVANHGPFTWGADPVKSVQNGIICEAVAEMALKTLALNPAASIPQHLQERHFKRKHGPGAYYGNPKP from the coding sequence TTGACTTACGGTTCGAAGGCCCTGCGCCGGGCCGTGCTCCGGGCCAACCTGATGATCCCGGCGGCCGGGCTCGCCCAGCTGACCTGGGGAAACGTCAGCGGCATCGACCGTGAGGCGGGGCTCTACCTGATCAAGCCGTCCGGCGTCGCGTACGACGAGCTGACCGAGGACCACCTCGTCCCCGTCGACCTGGAGACCGGCAAGGTCCTCGCCGGCGACCTGCGCCCGTCCGTGGACAGCGAGTCGCACCGCGCCTTCTACCTGGCCTGGCCCTCGATCGGCGGCGTCACCCACACGCACTCCACGAACGCCGTCGCCTTCGCGCAGGCGGGGCTGGACATCCCGCTGCTCGGCACCACGCACGCCGACACCTTCAACGGCCCGGTCCCCGTCACCCGGGGGCTGACCGCCGCCGAATGCGCTGTGGACTACGAGCTCAACACGGGCCGGGTGATCGTGGAGACGATCGGCGACGACGAGGCTGCCGCGGCCATGCCCGCCGCCCTGGTCGCCAATCATGGGCCGTTCACGTGGGGTGCCGACCCGGTCAAGTCGGTGCAGAACGGGATCATCTGCGAGGCCGTCGCGGAGATGGCCCTGAAGACGCTCGCCCTGAATCCGGCGGCGAGCATCCCGCAGCACTTGCAGGAGCGCCACTTCAAGCGGAAGCACGGGCCGGGCGCGTACTACGGCAACCCGAAGCCCTGA
- a CDS encoding LacI family DNA-binding transcriptional regulator encodes MRDVAKLAGVSHQTVSRVINEHPHVRAETRERVLAAMRSLNYRRNLAARTLATRESHTLGIIGFETTLFGPESMLYGIESAARAAGYLVSVATVRDLEQRPVLEAVDRLAQHDVDGIIAIAPKPSVLTALTHAPGGLACVAVGGAGSSEVETFPTVRVDNMEGARLATRHLLELGHTTVHHVAGPPDWPEAQARVEGWRETLYAAGAVVPAVTAGWWDAAAGYEQGRRLAADPAVTAVFCANDRIALGVLRALHEAGRRVPAEVSVVGFDDMPDSGFFLPPLTTVRQDFAELGRRALALLLRHLGPPGESPPEDVVVAPSLVARASTTAPLA; translated from the coding sequence ATGCGCGACGTCGCGAAACTGGCCGGGGTCTCCCACCAGACCGTCTCCAGGGTGATCAACGAACACCCTCATGTGCGCGCCGAGACCCGGGAGCGTGTGCTCGCCGCGATGCGGTCGCTCAACTACCGCCGCAACCTGGCCGCCCGCACCCTCGCCACCCGCGAGTCGCACACCCTCGGCATCATCGGTTTCGAGACCACGCTCTTCGGGCCGGAGTCGATGCTCTACGGCATCGAGAGCGCCGCCCGGGCCGCCGGCTACCTGGTCAGCGTCGCCACCGTGCGTGATCTCGAACAGCGGCCCGTCCTGGAGGCCGTCGACCGGCTGGCCCAGCACGACGTCGACGGCATCATCGCGATCGCACCCAAGCCGTCGGTGCTCACCGCCCTCACCCACGCTCCCGGCGGGCTGGCCTGCGTGGCGGTCGGCGGCGCCGGTTCGTCAGAGGTTGAAACGTTTCCGACGGTGCGGGTGGACAACATGGAGGGTGCCCGGCTCGCCACCCGCCACCTGCTCGAACTCGGTCACACCACGGTCCATCACGTCGCCGGTCCACCCGACTGGCCCGAAGCACAGGCCAGGGTCGAAGGATGGCGAGAGACCTTGTACGCCGCGGGCGCCGTGGTCCCGGCCGTCACCGCCGGATGGTGGGACGCGGCCGCCGGCTACGAGCAGGGCCGCCGCCTCGCCGCCGACCCCGCGGTGACCGCCGTCTTCTGCGCCAACGACCGGATCGCCCTCGGCGTGCTGCGCGCCCTGCACGAGGCCGGGCGGCGCGTACCCGCCGAGGTCAGCGTCGTCGGCTTCGACGACATGCCCGACTCCGGCTTCTTCCTGCCTCCACTCACGACGGTCCGGCAGGACTTCGCCGAACTGGGCCGACGCGCCCTCGCCCTGCTGCTGCGCCACCTGGGTCCACCCGGCGAGTCGCCGCCGGAGGACGTGGTCGTCGCGCCGTCGCTGGTGGCACGGGCCAGCACCACGGCACCCCTGGCGTGA
- a CDS encoding ABC transporter substrate-binding protein: MVRRNWTAAALSGILAVSVLAGCGGSDGDDSGSGNSDDGKITLGFSQVGAESGWRTANTKSIQESAASAGIDLKFSDAQGKQENQISAIRNFITQKVDVIAFSPVVTSGWDAVLQEAKDAGIPVILTDRAVDSQDTSLYKSFIGSDFIVEGQKAGDWLVKEYEGKNEPVNIVELQGTTGSAPALDRQKGFAEKIAANPNFKIVKSQTGDFKRADGKTVMETFLQSTPDIDVLYAHNDDMGLGAIEAIEAAGKKPGTDIKIITVDAVKDGMTALSEGKINFIVECSPLLGPQLMELVKKADAGEEIPARVLTEETTFTQEQAKEALPTRQY, encoded by the coding sequence ATGGTGCGCAGGAACTGGACCGCGGCTGCTCTGAGCGGCATCCTGGCCGTGTCCGTGCTCGCCGGCTGTGGCGGCAGCGACGGTGACGACAGCGGGTCGGGCAACAGCGACGATGGCAAGATCACGCTCGGGTTCTCCCAGGTCGGCGCCGAGAGCGGCTGGCGTACCGCGAACACCAAGTCCATCCAGGAGTCAGCGGCATCGGCTGGTATCGATCTTAAGTTCTCCGACGCCCAGGGCAAGCAGGAGAACCAGATCTCCGCGATCCGCAACTTCATCACGCAGAAGGTCGACGTCATCGCCTTCTCGCCGGTGGTCACCTCCGGGTGGGACGCGGTGCTGCAGGAGGCCAAGGACGCCGGCATCCCGGTGATCCTGACCGACCGCGCGGTGGACTCGCAGGACACGTCGCTCTACAAGAGCTTCATCGGCTCCGACTTCATCGTCGAGGGCCAGAAGGCCGGCGACTGGCTGGTCAAGGAGTACGAGGGCAAGAACGAGCCGGTCAACATCGTGGAGCTGCAGGGCACCACGGGCTCGGCGCCGGCGCTCGACCGGCAGAAGGGCTTCGCCGAGAAGATCGCGGCGAACCCGAACTTCAAGATCGTGAAGTCGCAGACCGGTGACTTCAAGCGCGCGGACGGCAAGACTGTGATGGAGACCTTCCTGCAGTCCACCCCCGACATCGACGTGCTCTACGCCCACAACGACGACATGGGTCTCGGCGCCATCGAGGCGATCGAGGCGGCCGGCAAGAAGCCCGGCACCGACATCAAGATCATCACGGTTGACGCGGTCAAGGACGGCATGACGGCGCTCTCCGAGGGCAAGATCAACTTCATCGTCGAGTGCAGCCCGCTCCTCGGCCCGCAGCTGATGGAGCTGGTCAAGAAGGCCGACGCCGGTGAGGAGATCCCCGCCCGGGTGCTCACCGAGGAGACCACGTTCACCCAGGAGCAGGCGAAGGAAGCCCTGCCCACCCGTCAGTACTGA
- a CDS encoding sugar ABC transporter ATP-binding protein: MGEQSPVLEMTGIRKVFPGVVALDGVDFRLFPGEVHALMGENGAGKSTLIKVLTGVYTIDGGEVKLGGEVVHINGPLQAQQAGISTVYQEVNLCTNLSVAENIFIGREPRKFGRIQWGLMRKRASELLARLDLNIDVSAPLNTYSLAIQQMVAIARAVDISARVLILDEPTSSLDSSEVEQLFAVMRRLKEDGTAILFVSHFLDQIYEVSDRLTVLRNGQLIGEFKTEELPQVRLVEKMIGKELAALESLEDKAQRNRERTAEAEPVLEAKELGRTGAIAPFNLTIHAGEVVGLAGLLGSGRTELARLLFGADKPDTGTLSLEGKQVNLRDPQVAMKRGIAFSSENRRTEGIIGELSVRENIILALQASRGWTRPIPRRKQDEIVEKYIKALQIRPADPERQVRNLSGGNQQKVLLARWLITEPRLLIIDEPTRGIDVGAKAEIQKLVAELSDGGMAVLFVSAELEEVLRLSHKIEVLRDRRLVEELENTPDVDADRIMQTIASGATA; the protein is encoded by the coding sequence ATGGGCGAGCAGTCCCCGGTCCTCGAGATGACCGGGATCCGAAAAGTCTTTCCCGGCGTCGTCGCCCTCGACGGCGTCGATTTCCGGCTGTTCCCGGGCGAGGTCCATGCGCTCATGGGCGAGAACGGCGCCGGGAAGTCCACCCTGATCAAGGTGCTGACCGGGGTTTACACCATCGACGGCGGCGAGGTGAAGCTCGGCGGCGAAGTGGTGCACATCAACGGCCCTCTGCAGGCTCAGCAGGCCGGCATCAGCACCGTGTACCAGGAAGTGAACCTCTGCACCAACCTCTCGGTGGCGGAGAACATCTTCATCGGGCGCGAGCCGCGCAAGTTCGGCCGGATCCAGTGGGGCCTGATGCGGAAGCGCGCGAGCGAGCTGCTCGCCCGGCTCGATCTGAACATCGACGTCTCCGCGCCGCTCAACACGTACTCCCTGGCGATCCAGCAGATGGTCGCGATCGCCCGCGCCGTCGACATCTCCGCCCGGGTCCTGATCCTCGACGAGCCCACCTCCAGCCTCGACTCGTCCGAGGTGGAGCAGCTCTTCGCGGTGATGCGCCGGCTCAAGGAGGACGGCACGGCGATCCTGTTCGTCTCGCACTTCCTCGACCAGATCTACGAGGTGTCCGACCGGCTCACCGTCCTGCGCAACGGCCAGCTCATCGGTGAGTTCAAGACCGAGGAGCTTCCCCAGGTACGCCTCGTCGAGAAGATGATCGGCAAGGAGCTCGCGGCCCTGGAGTCCCTGGAGGACAAGGCCCAGCGCAACCGGGAGAGGACGGCCGAGGCCGAGCCGGTCCTCGAGGCGAAGGAGCTGGGCCGGACCGGGGCGATCGCGCCGTTCAACCTGACCATCCACGCCGGCGAGGTGGTGGGCCTGGCCGGGCTTCTCGGCTCCGGCCGCACCGAACTGGCCCGCCTGCTCTTCGGCGCCGACAAGCCGGACACCGGGACGCTCTCCCTGGAAGGTAAGCAGGTCAACCTGCGTGACCCGCAGGTGGCGATGAAGCGGGGGATCGCCTTCTCGTCGGAGAACCGCCGGACCGAGGGCATCATCGGCGAGCTGAGCGTCCGGGAGAACATCATCCTGGCGCTGCAGGCCTCCCGTGGCTGGACCCGGCCGATCCCACGCCGCAAGCAGGACGAGATCGTCGAGAAGTACATCAAGGCGCTGCAGATCCGGCCCGCCGACCCGGAGCGTCAGGTCCGCAACCTGTCCGGCGGCAACCAGCAGAAGGTGCTGCTCGCCCGCTGGCTGATCACCGAGCCCCGGCTGCTGATCATCGACGAGCCCACCCGCGGCATCGACGTCGGCGCCAAAGCGGAGATCCAGAAGCTGGTCGCCGAGCTGTCCGACGGCGGCATGGCGGTGCTCTTCGTCAGCGCCGAGCTGGAAGAGGTCCTCCGGCTCAGCCACAAGATCGAGGTGCTGCGGGACCGGCGTCTGGTCGAGGAGCTGGAGAACACGCCGGACGTCGACGCCGACCGCATCATGCAAACCATCGCCAGCGGAGCTACAGCATGA
- a CDS encoding ABC transporter permease translates to MTILKNRLFWPAAILVVLLVVNAFTSNQFVTVRDGHLFGSLIDILRGSAPLVLVALGMTLVIATGGIDLSVGSVMAISGAVACLLISDLGNQNSVGSVLLIILVAIGVSLLAGLWNGTLVAIIGIQPIIATLILMVAGRGIAQLITDGQIINVQSGPYATIATGFFLALPVAFLIAVAAVVLITLLTRRTALGLLLESVGGSPTASRLAGIRAKRITVMVYVVSGGFAGLAGLIYSANIKSADSIAAGNLIELDAILAVVIGGTALIGGRFSIAGTVLGAVLIQALGVTVVAIGVPSDLTLLFKAVVVVALCLSQSPEFRAKVFGRFKTRTEAIA, encoded by the coding sequence ATGACCATCCTCAAGAACAGGTTGTTCTGGCCGGCGGCGATCCTGGTGGTCCTGCTGGTCGTCAACGCGTTCACCTCCAACCAGTTCGTCACGGTCCGCGACGGGCACCTCTTCGGCAGCCTGATCGACATCCTGCGGGGCAGCGCCCCGCTGGTGCTGGTCGCGCTCGGCATGACGCTGGTGATCGCGACCGGCGGCATCGACCTCTCGGTCGGTTCCGTCATGGCGATCTCCGGCGCCGTCGCCTGTCTGCTGATCAGCGATCTCGGCAACCAGAACAGCGTGGGCAGCGTCCTGCTGATCATCCTGGTCGCGATCGGGGTGTCGCTGCTGGCCGGCCTCTGGAACGGGACGCTCGTCGCGATCATCGGGATCCAGCCGATCATCGCGACGCTGATCCTGATGGTGGCCGGCCGCGGCATCGCGCAGCTGATCACCGATGGTCAGATCATCAACGTGCAGTCCGGGCCGTACGCGACGATCGCGACCGGGTTCTTCCTGGCGCTGCCGGTGGCGTTCCTGATCGCCGTCGCGGCGGTCGTGCTCATCACACTGCTGACCCGGCGTACCGCGCTGGGTCTGCTCCTGGAATCGGTCGGCGGCAGCCCGACCGCAAGCCGCCTGGCCGGCATCCGGGCCAAGCGGATCACCGTGATGGTCTACGTCGTGTCCGGTGGGTTCGCCGGGCTCGCGGGCCTGATCTACAGCGCGAACATCAAGAGTGCGGACAGCATCGCGGCCGGCAACCTGATCGAGCTCGACGCGATCCTCGCCGTGGTGATCGGTGGCACCGCCCTGATCGGTGGCCGGTTCTCCATCGCCGGCACGGTCCTGGGCGCGGTCCTCATCCAGGCGCTCGGCGTCACGGTCGTGGCGATCGGCGTACCGTCCGATCTGACCTTGCTCTTCAAGGCCGTCGTCGTGGTCGCGCTCTGCCTGTCCCAGTCCCCGGAGTTCCGGGCGAAGGTGTTCGGGCGATTCAAGACGCGGACGGAGGCCATCGCGTGA
- the yjfF gene encoding galactofuranose ABC transporter, permease protein YjfF: protein MTTIDATPDTGNKKDSPVNPRRRVYRPNTKYIPILATLALLVIMYSAGVANYENFGQPSVIVNLFRDNAVLLVVTVGMTFVILTGGIDLSVGAVISMTTTLTATLLQGGWPPLVVLVLVLLLGSLIGAGQGAVIHYFKVEPFIATLAGLFLARGIALFINQSSIPIRDETWKAISEYRIPLADGVVTKPVAIVAILAVLIAAAVLAWTRFGRNVYAIGGSADSALLMGLPVARTRIAVYTLSGFCAALGGVLFSINSTSGWALQGNGLELDAIAACVIGGVLLTGGSGYVFGALLGVLVTGLIQTIIIFQGDLNAAWTRIIVGVLLFAFIVLQRLVTRKVSR from the coding sequence GTGACCACCATCGACGCCACGCCGGACACCGGCAACAAGAAGGACTCGCCGGTCAACCCCCGTCGGCGGGTCTACCGGCCGAACACCAAGTACATCCCGATCCTGGCGACCCTCGCCCTGCTGGTCATCATGTACAGCGCCGGCGTGGCGAACTACGAGAACTTCGGGCAGCCGAGCGTCATCGTCAACCTGTTCCGCGACAACGCGGTGCTGCTGGTCGTCACGGTCGGCATGACGTTCGTGATCCTCACCGGCGGCATCGACCTGTCGGTCGGCGCCGTCATCTCGATGACCACCACGCTCACCGCCACCCTGCTGCAGGGCGGCTGGCCGCCGCTCGTCGTGCTGGTGCTGGTCCTGCTGCTCGGCTCGCTGATCGGCGCCGGGCAGGGCGCGGTGATCCACTACTTCAAGGTGGAGCCGTTCATCGCGACGCTGGCCGGTCTGTTCCTGGCCCGGGGCATCGCGCTCTTCATCAACCAGAGCTCGATCCCGATCCGGGACGAGACCTGGAAGGCGATCTCCGAGTACCGGATCCCGCTCGCCGACGGCGTCGTCACCAAGCCGGTCGCCATCGTGGCGATCCTGGCGGTGCTGATCGCCGCGGCGGTGCTGGCCTGGACCCGGTTCGGCCGCAACGTCTACGCGATCGGCGGCAGCGCCGACTCCGCGCTGCTCATGGGTCTGCCGGTGGCGCGTACCCGGATCGCCGTCTACACCCTGAGCGGCTTCTGCGCGGCGCTCGGCGGCGTGCTGTTCAGCATCAACTCGACCTCCGGCTGGGCCCTGCAGGGCAACGGCCTGGAGCTCGACGCGATCGCCGCCTGCGTCATCGGCGGCGTGCTGCTGACCGGCGGTTCCGGCTACGTCTTCGGCGCGCTGCTCGGCGTGCTGGTGACCGGCCTGATCCAGACGATCATCATCTTCCAGGGTGACCTGAACGCCGCCTGGACCCGGATCATCGTCGGCGTTCTGCTCTTCGCCTTCATCGTTCTGCAGCGACTCGTGACGCGAAAGGTAAGTAGATGA
- the araA gene encoding L-arabinose isomerase, with protein MSNGEVWFLTGSQGLYGPETLDQVASQSREIAAQLDASIDADVVWQPVLTSAEQILDVCRRASSTPGVLGVITWMHTFSPAKMWIAGLDALRAPLLHLHTQHNVELPWAEIDMDFMNLNQAAHGDREFGFIESRLGVPRKTVAGHVSNPAVIKKIETWVRAARGYSAMRTLKLARFGDNMRDVAVTEGDKVEAQLRFGVSVNTYGVNDLVAVVDQVLDAEIDKLVSEYSDIYEIAPSLLAGGDRHDSLRYGARIEIGLRQFLTEGGFKAFTSNFEDLGGLRQLPGLAVQRLMADGYGFGGEGDWKTSVLVHTLKAMAPGGATSFMEDYTYDLTPGNEVILGAHMLEVCPTIAAGTPRLEIHPLGIGGREDPVRLVFDAAPGPAIVLGLADLGERFRLVANEIEVVPPTAPLPKLPVARAVWKPAPTLETSAECWLTAGGPHHTVLSASVGAEELADLAEMAGTELLVIDQDTTTRSFAKEVRWNQAYHRLARGFGR; from the coding sequence ATGAGCAACGGGGAAGTCTGGTTCCTCACCGGCAGCCAGGGGCTCTACGGGCCGGAGACCCTGGACCAGGTCGCGTCGCAGTCCCGCGAGATCGCCGCCCAGCTGGACGCCTCCATCGACGCCGACGTGGTGTGGCAGCCGGTGCTCACCAGCGCCGAGCAGATCCTCGACGTGTGCCGCCGGGCCTCGTCGACGCCGGGCGTGCTCGGTGTGATCACCTGGATGCACACGTTCTCGCCCGCCAAGATGTGGATCGCCGGCCTGGACGCGCTGCGGGCGCCGCTGCTGCACCTGCACACCCAGCACAACGTCGAGCTGCCCTGGGCCGAGATCGACATGGACTTCATGAACCTCAACCAGGCCGCGCACGGTGACCGGGAGTTCGGGTTCATCGAGAGCCGCCTCGGGGTTCCGCGCAAGACGGTGGCCGGGCACGTCAGCAATCCGGCGGTGATCAAGAAGATCGAGACTTGGGTACGGGCGGCCCGCGGCTATTCAGCGATGCGCACGCTCAAGCTGGCCCGTTTCGGCGACAACATGCGGGACGTGGCCGTCACCGAGGGCGACAAGGTCGAGGCTCAGCTTCGCTTCGGCGTCTCGGTCAACACGTACGGTGTGAACGACCTGGTGGCGGTCGTGGACCAGGTCCTCGACGCCGAGATCGACAAGCTGGTGTCGGAGTACTCCGACATCTACGAAATCGCGCCTTCTCTGCTGGCGGGTGGCGATCGGCACGACTCCCTGCGCTACGGAGCCCGGATCGAGATCGGCCTCCGGCAGTTCCTCACCGAGGGCGGCTTCAAGGCGTTCACCAGCAACTTCGAAGACCTCGGCGGCCTTCGCCAGCTACCCGGCCTCGCGGTCCAGCGGCTCATGGCCGACGGCTACGGCTTCGGCGGCGAGGGCGACTGGAAGACCTCGGTGCTGGTGCACACCCTCAAGGCGATGGCCCCGGGTGGCGCGACGTCCTTCATGGAGGACTACACCTATGACCTGACGCCGGGCAACGAGGTCATCCTCGGCGCCCACATGCTGGAGGTCTGCCCGACGATCGCGGCCGGCACCCCTCGCCTTGAGATCCACCCGCTCGGCATCGGCGGTCGCGAGGACCCGGTCCGCCTGGTCTTCGACGCGGCGCCCGGACCGGCGATCGTGCTCGGCCTCGCCGACCTGGGGGAGCGGTTCCGCCTGGTGGCGAACGAGATCGAGGTGGTTCCGCCGACCGCGCCGCTGCCGAAGCTGCCGGTCGCCCGGGCCGTCTGGAAGCCGGCGCCGACCCTGGAGACGTCGGCCGAGTGCTGGCTCACCGCCGGCGGACCGCACCACACCGTGCTGTCGGCGTCGGTCGGCGCCGAGGAGCTCGCGGACCTGGCCGAGATGGCCGGCACCGAGCTGCTGGTGATCGACCAGGACACCACGACGCGGTCGTTCGCCAAGGAGGTGCGCTGGAACCAGGCGTACCACCGGCTGGCCCGCGGGTTCGGCCGCTGA
- a CDS encoding LamG-like jellyroll fold domain-containing protein — MLAALLTAALTAGSVLVPTPAGATGQAGYTVAYWRMDEQPHATRMLDSSGNGLEGRIGGEVATGLTSGDDIGYHFERLEPDTPPTRPGHLVVVPDDAALDPGTNDYAVTVRLRTRNKFGNIIQKGQATVAGGNFKLQIPSGRVECTFRGPKAFLEVVAPYSINDGDWHIVRCVRVQQGVALMIDGQQVAARSGWTGPIVNSWPVSIGGKLDCDQIDVGCDYYAGDLDYITIEAAPPAW, encoded by the coding sequence ATGTTGGCCGCACTCCTCACCGCCGCCCTGACGGCCGGTTCCGTGCTCGTGCCCACCCCGGCCGGCGCGACCGGCCAGGCCGGATACACGGTCGCGTACTGGCGGATGGACGAGCAGCCGCACGCCACCCGGATGCTCGACAGCAGTGGCAACGGCCTGGAGGGCAGAATCGGCGGCGAGGTCGCCACCGGACTGACGTCGGGCGACGACATCGGCTACCACTTCGAGCGCCTCGAACCGGACACCCCGCCCACCCGGCCCGGCCATCTGGTCGTGGTTCCCGACGATGCGGCCCTCGATCCGGGGACGAACGACTACGCCGTCACGGTCCGGCTCCGCACCAGGAACAAGTTCGGCAACATCATCCAGAAGGGACAGGCCACGGTCGCGGGCGGCAACTTCAAGCTGCAGATCCCGAGCGGGCGGGTGGAGTGCACGTTCCGGGGGCCCAAGGCGTTCCTGGAGGTGGTCGCGCCGTACTCGATCAACGACGGGGACTGGCACATCGTGCGGTGCGTCCGCGTACAGCAAGGGGTGGCCTTGATGATCGACGGGCAGCAGGTGGCGGCGCGCAGCGGCTGGACCGGCCCGATCGTGAACTCGTGGCCGGTGTCGATCGGGGGCAAGCTGGACTGCGACCAGATCGACGTCGGGTGTGACTACTACGCGGGCGACCTGGACTACATCACGATCGAGGCCGCACCCCCGGCGTGGTGA